In Oreochromis aureus strain Israel breed Guangdong linkage group 6, ZZ_aureus, whole genome shotgun sequence, the genomic window tgatgccgccccgggcaactgcccgtgtcgcccgtatcaaaaaccgctactgatgtCTGACTACTCTTTTTGTTCATCGATTATTTTTTTGATGAACAAATCATTTCttgaaaatgttttgattttattttgacaaaaaCATGCACAACAATTACATAATACAACATCTGGTTATGTTTAATGCTCTACAGTAAAATATATACTTAACAGCCATATACAGCATTACACCAAACAGTCATATGTATGTTTTACAACCAGAAACAAATGAATTATGATGCATTAAGCAAGACTGATGAAATGGTGGAATCGGATAGTAACAGAGCAGAGGAATCAGAGGCCTGGCTGTATGTTAGCTTAAGTGGGTTCAAAGGTCAGTACTCAGGCACACacttaatctttctgggtcctCAACACAGTAAGTGCTTGCAAAACGGGTGAGTTAATGCCAAAACAACTTCCAAGTGTGCCTCGCCAGGAGGGCACATAGGTACTGAGGAGGACCCAGCCCTGAAACGAAGaagcaaagtaaaaacaaatccaCAGGGGACAGAGCgaaagagggagagacagaaaggGCAGGTCAacatagagcaggggtgtcaagcATAGGGGCCGCGGGCCGAATCAGGCCCACAAACGGGTTTTTAAAAATACGGGTTTAATCCGGCCCGCAAGATGATTTTGTAAAGTATAAACTTCGGAACAGATTTTCCTCGATGTGGCCCCTGagctaaaatgagtttgacacctcTTGCATAGAGGAAGCAGGGACCATGACAAAAACTGACTCAACTGACAAACCGTAActtaagaaagaaagacagcaaaGCAGGAAACTTAAACCTCCGGATGTTGTGAAAAATGTAAGAAAGAAAGGTAGATAAGGAAGTTATGGATTAGTTCCTGCATTTTCTAACTATATGCCTTTGTCATACCACAGCAAAATAAGTTTGTTCTTAAATACGAATCTGACATGGATTGTGAAAATGGAGCTGATACTTCGACCAGAAGTAAgtaattcaatttatttataagaTTTTCATGCTGTCTGTCCATGTCATATGTTTTATTCTAGCTTTAAGTATGAGTTTGCATTGAAAACACCACCTTGGTAGATATTCTTGGAATCAggtggaggatttttttttttcattaaaacaaaCGATTAGGGAATAAACTGCattcaaagtttattttttcaacCACTATTACTATTAAAACTATTTAATAATGTTATTTAATAGTTATAAAGTATTTAATACTTTCTTCTTTTCAAGAACTCAGTATCAGGGCTTTCTTCTTCTAAATTTAGCTAAAACTGAGGTTTTTGTACTCTCCCCGAAATCTCAGAAATATGGTCTCTAAtctacggaagaggattagggcagaattctgactttcatctcagaattctggaaaaaaaaaagttgtgccCACTTTTTTTCCGGTGtccctaatcctcttccataCTAACCACatacttactctggatggcattaccttggcctccaggaacactgtgaggaaccttggagtcattgtTGTCCTTCAGTGCaggtattaaacaaatatgtaggactgcttccCTCCATTTGACTAATATCACTAAATTTAGAAACATCTGgtctcagagtgacactgaaaaactagttcatgcatttactACTTcgaggctggactactgtaattcattattatcaggatgtcctaaaaacttccTGAAAAACGTTCAGTTGATCctaaatgctgcagcaagagtcctgacagggactagaaagagagagcatatttctcatatattggcttcccttcactggctccctgtttaATCCAGAATCTAAATtcaaaatccttctcctcacatacaaggtcttaaataatcagataataataaaagtgcCATAtgaccccattagagcacttcactctcagactgcaggcttacttgttgttcctagaatatttaaaagtagaatgtgatgcagagccttcagttttcaggcccctcttcaatggaaccagcttccagtttggattcaggagacagacactatctctacttttaagattaggcttaaaactttcctgtttcataaagcatatagttagggctggattaTTGGGCACCAGGTATGCTCAGGTAAATGTTAAATACAGTCCAGGTGTTTTCAGTGGCCCCTACTGACAAACCAGGAAATAGACAGAGTCAATATTTCATCTTTAAATATCCATTTATGAGAGGCTGTTTTTAACTTGTGATCTGTGAAATCTTTATGGTTTAGCACACCAGCTAATGCTCTTTTATCAGTCTGCTAATACACATCTGGTAAGAGATACAGATGCATAAAAAGTCACACCAAACAATTCCTGAACAGTTCTTATCCTACCACTGTAACCACACTGAACTCAAAACCACTAAACCCaagactgtttttttaatgtatacaATATTtattatgcaacatttttatCAGTTCTACTTCCTCTTTATTTACCCCtccatatatttttttattctcctGTTGgtgtttatattattattattattgttattatgcaTGAGTCCATATCCTGACAGTGCACCATAATTTTTGTTGTACATTcttgtataatgacaataaatttTCTTATCTGTTTGATTCctgcacacagaaagaaaactctGCAGACTGGTTGTTTTGAGCTTTGCACTTCTGTGTATTCTTCAAGCTACACTCAACATTTCACTGCGACTGGCTTTTTGTGAGTCAATTTACATTTTCTCTGTAATGTCACCATAAATTCACCATCTGAATAATATAAGAACAGAAATGACAGAGAATTACTGTTACAATTTGAACAACTGCAATTAATTTAACTTGAATCAGGTTCATTCATGTGGCACTCTGGTGGTGTAGTTACTTAAGGAAATGTGTATTTGCTCTTACAGACAGTTCtgatacaacaacaacaccagaTTGTGAGGCCATTATTAAAAACTTGACTAAACAACAAgacatgaaaatgaatgaattaggTGAGTGTAACGCTaaacattattatcattattaacattgctgtttattattttcTTGAGCATAATTCTGAAGGTTCAGTCTTACTGTCCTTTGCAGCTTGCTATATCCAACAAGGATGGATATACTTCAACCACAGTTTATATTACGTTTCATCTACTAAAAACACCTGGAATGACAGCAGAGAGGACTGTCTGCAGAGAGGGGCAGACCTGGTGATTATCAACAGCAGAGAGGAACAGGTACAGTATATAGGAGGAAAATCTGTTTAtgagacacaaagacaaaagtgtCAAACTGAGATGTATTtaatgttattgtttatttctttttctgtgaaTAAGAACTTCATAAGAGAGTTTAAAACTCGGACATGGATTGGACTGACTGACGCTGAAAAAGAACAGACATGGAAATGGGTGGATGGGACTACACTTACCATCAGGTTTCACACTTTATGTTTTTTACATGACTCTTTAATAAATTATTGTTGGTAACTTGCATTTTACGATAAAGTGTAGGTGTAAATTCTTGTCCTCGTGTGTAGTTGTTTGTTCAGTATACCATGACTTCAGTGTCAGTATAAAATGGttagtctttttttctgtttttgtgttcagTTTCTGGGACACTGACGAGCCTAACAGTCTTGTTAGAGATGAAGATTGTGCAGAAATCTATTTCTATAGAAGAGAAAACTCCTGGAATGACACACCGTGTGGCAGAAAAAATGTCtggatttgtgaaaaaaaaatgtagagaTAATTTAACCCACCAGAAAATAATAAGATGTAAAATCATGACAAATAAATGTATTCATATAATATCACCATTCATTTCAGGTAGTCAGCTGATTTGAAGTGAAAGCAGAGAGGCAGAAGAAAAGACAACCAACATAATACTTTGTTTATAAAGTTGGTGTGCAGGCTGTTGTCTGTATGTCATACatagaaaaatatttaaatactgTTCAAATTATGTGATTATCttcatttttatacatataaaatAAACCTCTGTCCCAGTGTGTCTTTGTACAACACATGTACAAAGACTCTTCATACATGTATTGTTAGCACTGATCTACTTTGAGCAAAcataatcatgtgtgtttgcaaataagatcaaaaatattttgttcattaCATTATGACAGCAAAGACTGTTTCTCAGATTATGTGTGACAACATGAGCCTGGTTTGACTTACTGGAAAACAAGTAAATGACTTCAACATTTTGGAAactaaatgaggaaaaaaatgcaactATCCATGTGGAAGATTGTCACAGTTACCATTTTTTAAGGGTgccagaaaaaacacaaataatttgtAGATAGAATGATGTGAGGTTGCCTGACTGTTCTGACTGCTTGTATTCAGTGTCATTTTGTCATTAGTAAACGACATATACTTCATTAAAAGGCCTGGAATAGCtttttcttgttaaaaaaaaagttgtcatTTTACATGCAACATCTGTTTATGTTTAATGGTCTACAGAATTATGTAAACAGCATACATAGCATTACAACAGGTAATCATGTACAGGTACTCAGACTTCCCACAGCCAGAAGGCATGCATTTGGTTACGTTAATTAggttggtgattctaaatttaaATAAGTACAAGCAAGCATATTCTTAGTATGGATATAAgcctttattgtttgtttgtttgtttgttaatttatttcaaacatgtaaataaTATACAGGTATATTTAGTAAAGAagataagagagaaaaaaaatactatacaaaagtcaatacatttcaatattGCTACCGTTCTGATTCATTTACATGTTGAATGGGAGTGGGAAGAAGTAcacacttatttaatcccacccctttgCCATAAATTGTCAGTTAATATTTAGTCAGCTTCCTTACTGATATAATCTGTAATAAAAATAGTGAACAGATTTCTGATAtaatatatactatatactatAATATCACATcatgaaatttttttaaatagagattgtggcggaggtgtggtcctgggctcggctgcaggggaggagtggtgcagtgagctcaaCGGGGCGGTGCTGGAGAGGCAGGTGAGAACACAGCTGATGGCGTTTGGTCTGATGATGGTTTCCTTCCCCTTTTTAGTGAGACGGGAGAGAAGCGGAGAGGAGGCTGGGAACCGGAGCTGTCCAGACTGTGGActgtcacaaaactcaaaataaACGTGGCATCTGGCAAtaaagaactgtgtgtgtgtgtgtgtgtgtgtgtgtgtgtgtgtgtgtgtgtgtgggttgaaGTGCATTTCACAGAGATATTCACTTCATTTCAATATTTTCCCTTTCGTTATAGTTCAAGAAgatcatatttttataactctttttgaactgttttatgtttggacattgcTTTAATTCCATATTCAAACTGTTCTACTGTTTCACtccatgaacagaaacacaaaagctttTCTTGTAGTACGTACCTTCCCTGTTTTGAAGTTACAAAAACCCCCTAAATTATAACTTACttctttcaaaaaaagaaaaaaaacatactctGAATATTACCtggcagttctttattttttgctttgaatagaatttgtgctgtttggaaTTTCACTAGATTGGCAATTTTCAATATTTCACACTGCAAAAATAGTGAGTTTGTATGTTCCCTATGACCTGCACTGTGGATGATttgaactgctttttttttgaagagtaaaaagtgaatgcaatGTGGTTTCATAGATGTTGCCCCAGAATTCTGCACAATAGCTTAAGTATGGTGAAATCACTGAAGAGTAGAGAATATGAAGTGATGTTCTGTCGAATACCTGCTTTGCCTTGTTTAGTATTGCAATGCTTTGTGATACTTTGGAATGAATGTATCTTACGTGAGGTCTCCAGTTAAGTTTTTCATCTATTATTACCCCcagaaatttattttcactgaCTCTTTCAATATCAACACCATTTATTTGAATCTtagcatttgtatttaaacTACTATTTCCAAATAACATAAGTTTGgatttattcaaatttaatgataatttgtttttttaaagccagaACTTCACTTTACTTATTTCATTAGTCATATCCTCCAATAAATTCTGCAGATCATCACCAGAGCAGAAGATGTTTGTATCGTCAGCAAAGAGTACAATTTTTAATACTTTGGACACTTTACAAATGACATTAATGTATAAGTTGAAGAATTTTGGACCCAAAACTGACCCTTGGGGTACACCACAAGCAATGTCCATACATAAGGAGAATGAATGGATAAAGGGCATCTGGTATAAAGTCACTGCTCACTCCTAAGTTGAGTGAGTTCCAATAGTAAAGTcagaaaagcaagaaaaagtAGGATATAGTTTGCTTCTACTACCCAGATTTTGTCGCCGTGTAAAGCACTTCATGGAGCATACTACTGTCAGCCCAACTATGGTCAGTATCTAGACTTGTACAaactttgcttctgtttttgatCATTATCCTCCTATAAATAATGGTGCAAGCCACTTTTGTGGTATACAGTACAGAGTTTAATTTTTCACTTATAATTTTTCACCTCTGATGTTGACATCGGTACTGTTTGTGTCACACCATCACTTCTAGAACTGGTTGTTCTTTATCCTAAAGTTAGTCTTAGGGTGTATGTTTGTCATGTCAAGTTACAGATTTCAACATCACTGATGTTGAAATCTGTAACTTGACCATTACTTGCACCATTACTTTAAACACTGACTTGTACAAAAGCGATCAAAAAGTGATAACTGTAATCATAAGTCAAATAAACTGCCATTGTGACATCCCTTTGAGTGTAGCATTGTTGGCAACAGTAGGAAAgaaaatctcccttttaacaagagggtagaaaaacaggacaaaagactTGCTCTGAAAGAGAGCTAGAGGTTAAtgataactaataattaaatgcagtgggtttaaaaaattgactaaagaagaaacactcaatggATTATGGGAATGCCCCATATGCAATaatgtctattgcagcataaggaagggaggattcagggtcagcTGATCCAGCCtttaactatatgctttagcaaaaagaaaagtttaaagccttattttaaaagtaaagatATTGTGTGTCTCCTGAATtaaaactggaagctggttccacagacgAGGGGCCTGAAAGTCGAAGGGTCTCTcttccattctacttttaaaaactctaggaacaacaagtaagcctgcagtctgagatagggatgggtatcgtttaggttttatccgataccggtgccaaaccggtacttttgaaacggtgccagtgcttaaacggtgctcgaaccggtgcttaaagaatggagaacacaaactttgtccaaaaacctctcatgtttagctgtttttttgtaaaaagctaacaatgttagccttttctgcagctatagggcatatatggtatcactcttggctggaagcagtgcttaaacaatggaaaaaacacaaacttcccatatggaaaagaaatagtaaaaacttatacaAGACTTGCATAacatgtggcctacttcatatagtgaatcatttaaggcttatatgattcactcatgaaagtggccactttctcattactttcatatattgttttagtaagtatccaaaacatacaagtttcatttatataatttttcaagggatcttatatctgttttcactcttgtatgcttttcatacaagtttcacacaagacagatacaaactttataagatttttatATATCTTTTACATATGggtttgtccaaaaacctctcatgtttagctgttttccactttttctttggtcattttagccttttaggccagggtgaagggagcatctgccatcaaacaagaagacagccgcatgtaactacgacggtgtttgctagttcaccttacatgcattaatgtaataacgtggttagcctactcaacgtaaattacacacgaacaacattaagctactcacccagagaagaacggctgctgctgccatcatcatccctcatcatttctgctacactggcagggctaggggccaggactctactctttgggttcttgggggatgttgctaactccgggtccgataacaggcaccacacccgcagtagatgttctcggtgtgaggtcttgcagcaagctatcaaatacggtgcatttctcggcttttaaaaaaacgctatgcatCGCCAGGTGtgtcatcagattcgaggtgttacctcctttgcacagtatcaccttaaagcacttgttgcaggctgctgagtttgcatcttttgctgtgaagtacagccagacttttaaccacttcgccttgggcatctttaatctgtagctctgctctaaaagaacgtacgtacctgggcccgcctactatccttggaaagatacaatgattggctagaatccaaagtgtatgacatctcaggaaaaaaaagaaccgaaataaagcaccgaaatgtgtgctggttttcagtctggttactaccgtttatgtcagaaccggataccggtacccatccctagtctgagagtgaagtgctctgtcGCGGGGTCCtctcttaaacaaacaaatgcagGCGTAGTCGGGAAGCATTCAGTGTGGATAGTTTATTCTGCCGGCCTCCCAGGTGCACAAAAGGTTATTTACAAGGAAAATAGAAAACTAACTTAattcaacacaaaacaaacatctataTACAAAACACAGTCTGCATGTTACCCTCTCTGTAACATCTCACCAACAACTCAGGTAGGCCCTGACAGCCTCTTTTATACCCCATTGCCCCTCCCACTAGGCATAATAGTCATCTCTTTATTATTTCGTTTCCCAAACATTCTTTTTCCCACAGCTTATTTCCTGCTGTATTCCTACAATACATTTATAtgtacatacagacatttatggcCAATTCCAGGCATCCTAcagtgtttcacaataaaaaaaaaaaaaccaaaaaccaaaaataatgCGGTTCACGTGACCTTTCAAGCGCGCGCTGAACCCACTATTTGAACCCCGAACACCATACCATCGGCTTGCATAACCACCCCAGATAATCGGCGATCACAGCGAGTCTACACGACCGGCTTTATTAAAGGTAAGCGGGGAAAATATGTTGGCCCCACGCTGCGCCGCTCAAAATATACCTCTCACCCCTTTTGTTTATCCGCCCGGTCGACAAAACGACGCGCAGCCACGGTAATGGTAGAAACTAATGGTGGTGGTGCGTGTATGCGCCCAGATCAGCTGTCTGCGGCCCAGGACGGTGTAACTCCGTCACATCATCCCCTTCCACCCGGAGGTTGACGTTGTGCGGCAACCTGGAGAGATAATCTGCCACTACATTGAGCTTGCCTGGTCTGTGACGGATGGTGAATCTGAACGGCTGCAGAGAAAGGTACCAGCGTGTCAGTCGGCTGTTATGGTCCTTCATGGAATGGATCCAGGTGAGCGCTCGGTGATCAGTTTCCAACTCAAACTCCCTTCCAAGCAAATAATACCTGAGTTTCTCCAGTGCCCACTTAATGGCCAAGGCCTCCTTCTCCACAGTTGAGTAGTGGGTCTCTCGTGGCAGCAGCTTGCAGCTTAGGTATAGGACCGGATGCTCTTCTCCAGGGTCCCCTTGAGCCAGCACTGCTCCCAGGCCGACTGTGGAGGCATCCACCTGGACCAGAAATTTCTTCCTGAAGTCTGGGCTCCTGAGCACTGGGGTCGTACACAGGCAGGTTTTCAGCGTTTTGAAAGCTTGTTCACATTCCGCTGTCCATGTGACAGGATTCCGCTGGTCCTTGCTGGTCAACGCAGTAAGGGGGGCCGCAATAGTCGCAAACTGGGGCACGAACCTTCGGTACCAGCCAACCAGCCCCAGGAAAGACCGGACTTCCTTTTTGGTGCGAGGCCGAGGGCAGTCCTGGATGGCTTCCACTTTATCCATCTGCGGACGCACCTCACCTCTGCCCACTTGGTAGCCCAGGTAGCGGGTCTCCTGCCGTGCCCACTCACATTTAGAGGGGTTGAGGGTCAACCCTGCCTTATGGATTCTTCCCAGGACTTCAGACAGGTGCTGCAGATGCTCTTCCCAGGTGTTGCTGAAGATCACTACATCATCCAGGTAGGCAGCGCTATAGGGGTCACACCCCTGTAGCAATTTGTCCATCAGCCTTTGGAAGGTGGCCGGTGCCCCATGTAGCCCAAACGGCATCACTGTGAACTGGAACAGGCCGGCAGGTGTCCTGAAGGCGGTGTATGGTCGAGAAGACTCCTCCAGTGGCACTTGCCAGTAACCTTTGCACAGATCCAGGGTGGTGATGTACCTGGCTGCTCCAATCTTCTCCAGCAAATCCTCGATTCGAGGCATGGGGTAGGcatcaaactctgaaatggaaTTAAGCTTCCGGAAATCAATGCAGATGCGTAGTGAGCCATCTTTCTTGAAGATGATGACCACCGGGCTACACCACTCTGAGCAGGACGGCTCTATCACCCCAAGCTCCAGCATCTTCTCCACCTCCTGTCGCAGTTTATCCACTAAGTGCTGTGGAACTCGG contains:
- the LOC120440723 gene encoding CD209 antigen-like protein A isoform X2, with protein sequence MDCENGADTSTRKRKLCRLVVLSFALLCILQATLNISLRLAFYSSDTTTTPDCEAIIKNLTKQQDMKMNELACYIQQGWIYFNHSLYYVSSTKNTWNDSREDCLQRGADLVIINSREEQNFIREFKTRTWIGLTDAEKEQTWKWVDGTTLTISFWDTDEPNSLVRDEDCAEIYFYRRENSWNDTPCGRKNVWICEKKM
- the LOC120440723 gene encoding hepatic lectin-like isoform X1, with the protein product MDCENGADTSTRKRKLCRLVVLSFALLCILQATLNISLRLAFYSSDTTTTPDCEAIIKNLTKQQDMKMNELACYIQQGWIYFNHSLYYVSSTKNTWNDSREDCLQRGADLVIINSREEQNFIREFKTRTWIGLTDAEKEQTWKWVDGTTLTISETGEKRRGGWEPELSRLWTVTKLKINVASGNKELCVCVCVCVCVCVCVWVEVHFTEIFTSFQYFPFRYSSRRSYFYNSF